The Candida dubliniensis CD36 chromosome 2, complete sequence genome contains a region encoding:
- a CDS encoding X-Pro aminopeptidase, putative yields MSSRVARAQCANCTCSPGLISRANRKSIYKRLSLNRRDSTPTSGCTSREGSIFTFNPSLCLPDAKEVNTSKRLESLRKQMKEHDLGIYIVPSEDQHQSEYVSAYDQKRSFISGFSGSAGIAIITRDMNSVGDTFEGTAALSTDGRYFTQAVDELDFNWILLKQGAKDEPNWKEWTVQQAVQLSLDSGIAVRIGVDPTLITYKLYKEFQSIVEKELTKNEKVKIEFTAVKENLINKIWEQFEELPPRNLGEIKSLDVNFTGRNVEDKLADVKKHLTGDIKGIVISALDEVAWLLNLRGSDIQYNPVFYSFVILTDESTTLYIGENRLSEDIVGDLKTAGINIEPYESFYPSLTTVSTKLSESNKKFYIPDNANWEVVRNLKCEFTQGLSPVEDLKAVKNNVELEGAKIAHLKDGRALIKFFAWLEEQVIEKQELIDEIEADEKLTEFKQQEDNFVGLSFDTISATGANGAVIHYKPTKGQCSTINPRKLYLNDSGSQFLEGTTDVTRTVHFQKPTKEEITNYTLVLKGNIALSTLRFPQNTTGNLIDAIARQYLWKYGLNYAHGTSHGVGAYLNVHEGPIGIGPRPNAAAYALKAGNLISNEPGYYQEGDYGIRIENVMFIKESDLRYDGKSYLEFETVTKVPYCRRLIGIHLLNDEEISWINEYHADIWNSFHENFDKNSYTYKWLKRETEPLVKSK; encoded by the coding sequence ATGTCAAGTAGAGTTGCTCGAGCACAGTGTGCCAATTGTACCTGTTCACCAGGTTTAATCTCAAGAGCCAATAGAAAGtcaatttataaaagaCTTAGTCTTAATAGAAGGGATTCAACCCCAACAAGCGGATGCACCTCAAGAGAAGGATCCATTTTCACTTTTAATCCTTCATTGTGTTTGCCTGATGCCAAAGAGGTCAATACCTCTAAAAGATTGGAATCTTTGAGAAAGCAGATGAAAGAACACGATTTAGGTATTTACATTGTCCCATCTGAAGACCAACACCAATCAGAATACGTTTCTGCTTATGATCAAAAGAGAAGTTTTATTAGTGGGTTTTCTGGTAGTGCTGGTATTGCGATTATTACTAGAGATATGAATAGTGTTGGTGACACGTTTGAAGGTACTGCTGCGTTGTCTACGGATGGAAGATACTTTACTCAGGctgttgatgaattggattttAACTGGATTTTATTAAAGCAGGGAGCTAAGGATGAGCCCAACTGGAAAGAATGGACCGTACAACAAGCAGTTCAATTAAGTTTAGACAGTGGGATTGCTGTGAGAATTGGTGTCGATCCAACTTTGATTACCTACAAATTGTACAAAGAGTTTCAATCCATTGTTGAGAAGGAGTTGACCAAGAATGAAAAGGTGAAAATAGAATTTACTGCGGTGAAAGAAAACTTGATTAACAAAATCTGGGAACAATTTGAGGAGTTGCCACCCAGGAATTTAGGAGAGATCAAGAGTTTAGATGTAAATTTCACAGGTAGAAATGTGGAAGATAAATTGGCTGATGTCAAAAAGCATTTAACTGGCGATATTAAGGGAATAGTGATTTCCGCCTTGGATGAGGTGGCTTGGTTATTAAATTTACGTGGTCTGGATATTCAATATAACCCTGTTTTTTACAGTTTTGTGATACTTACAGACGAGTCTACAACTCTTTACATTGGCGAAAATAGGTTGCTGGAAGACATTGTTGGGGATTTAAAGACAGCAGGTATTAATATAGAACCATACGAATCCTTCTACCCTAGCTTGACCACtgtttcaacaaaattatcTGAATCCAACAAGAAGTTTTATATACCCGACAATGCCAACTGGGAAGTGGTCCGTAACTTAAAGTGTGAGTTTACCCAAGGATTATCCCCAgttgaagatttgaaagCTGTGAAGAATAATGTCGAATTGGAAGGTGCCAAGATTGCCCACTTGAAAGATGGTAGAGCTTTGATTAAGTTTTTCGCCTGGTTAGAAGAGCAGGTGATAGAGAAACAAGAGTTGATTGACGAAATTGAAgctgatgaaaaattgactGAATTCAAACAACAGGAAGATAATTTTGTTGGGTTATCTTTTGACACTATTAGTGCCACTGGAGCCAATGGAGCTGTGATTCACTATAAACCGACAAAAGGTCAGTGTTCTACTATTAATCCACGTAAActttatttaaatgattcTGGGTCACAGTTTTTGGAAGGTACTACTGATGTCACGAGAACAGTACACTTCCAGAAACCaactaaagaagaaattacaAATTATACATTGGTCTTGAAGGGCAACATTGCATTGTCGACTTTGAGATTCCCTCAGAATACTACTGGTAACTTGATTGATGCTATTGCTAGACAGTATCTTTGGAAGTATGGTCTTAATTATGCACACGGTACTTCACATGGTGTTGGTGCTTACTTGAATGTGCATGAAGGTCCTATTGGAATTGGACCAAGACCTAATGCTGCCGCTTATGCCTTGAAAGCTGGTAACTTGATTTCCAATGAACCTGGATACTATCAAGAAGGGGATTATGGTATTCGTATTGAGAATGTAATGTTTATTAAGGAGAGTGATTTGAGATATGATGGCAAGTCATATTTAGAGTTTGAAACTGTCACCAAGGTTCCATACTGTAGACGTTTAATTGGTATTCATTTGttaaatgatgaagaaatttcttGGATTAATGAATACCACGCTGACATTTGGAACAGTTTTCATGAAAACTTTGACAAGAATAGTTATACTTATAAATGGTTGAAAAGAGAAACTGAACCATTggtaaaatcaaaataa
- the NUO24 gene encoding subunit of NADH-ubiquinone oxidoreductase, mitochondrial precursor, putative (Similar to Neurospora crassa NUO-24) → MLARFIGKSTTTPVGVYASTVSKRYSSIISVHRDTKEDNPNIPFEFNSENKKRAEEIIAKYPPQYKKGACMPLLDLGQRQLGFTSISVMNYVAKLLDMPPMRVYEVATFYTMYNRHPMGKYNLQVCTTTPCQLCGSDGIMKAITDYLKIKPGQTTPDKLFTLQEVECLGACVNAPMIAINDDYHEDLTPEATINLLKQLQEGKELTEIGPVDGKRQSCEPFSGPKVLLNKEPNDIRKFTRADL, encoded by the coding sequence ATGTTGGCTCGTTTTATTGGTAAATCTACTACAACACCAGTGGGTGTATACGCTTCTACTGTATCAAAAAGATACTCTTCTATCATCTCTGTTCATAGAGACACCAAAGAAGACAACCCAAATATACCATTTGAGTTTAATtcagaaaacaaaaaaagagcCGAAGAAATAATTGCTAAATATCCTCCACAATACAAAAAAGGTGCATGCATGCCATTATTGGATTTGGGACAACGTCAACTAGGATTTACTTCTATTTCAGTGATGAACTATGTTGccaaattattagatatGCCACCAATGAGAGTGTATGAAGTAGCAACATTTTATACTATGTACAATAGACATCCAATGGGGAAATACAATTTGCAAGTTTGTACCACTACGCCTTGCCAATTATGTGGAAGTGACGGTATTATGAAAGCAATTActgattatttgaaaattaaacCAGGCCAAACCACCCCAGATAAATTGTTCACTTTACAAGAGGTTGAATGTTTAGGTGCTTGTGTTAATGCACCAATGATTGCAATCAACGATGATTACCATGAAGATTTGACCCCAGAAGCCACTATAAACTTGttgaaacaattacaaGAGGGTAAAGAGTTAACTGAAATTGGACCAGTGGATGGTAAGAGACAATCATGTGAACCTTTCAGTGGACCAAAGGTGTTGTTGAACAAGGAACCTAATGATATAAGAAAATTCACTAGAGCTGATTTGTAA
- a CDS encoding replication factor-A protein 1, putative (Similar to S. cerevisiae RFA1), which translates to MSGLQLSKGALKQAFSKNGHDSVKIPMILQITNIKAVDLPNDVKKFRILLNDGEYSTHGLIDESCNEYIKNNNCQRYAIVQVNAFSIFATQKHFFVIKNFEVLSPTSEKSHNNFIPVDTYFNEHPEEAHLTLTKKPDSLERESPAPGVTPPLAQSTNSFKSDVGSGVPAQSKPPGPHRKVSPIETISPYQNNWTIKARVSYKGDLRTWSNSKGEGKVFGFNLLDESDEIKASAFNETAEKAHKLLEEGKVYYISKARVAAARKKFNTLSHPYELTFDKDTEITECFDESDVPKLNFNFVKLDQIQNLEANSIIDVLGALKTVYPPFQITAKSTGRVFDRRNILVVDETGFGVELGLWNNTATDFDVEEGTVVAVKGCKVSDFGGRTLSLTQAGSIIPNPGTPESFKLKGWYDNIGIHESFKSLKIDTGGSGADKIAQRISINRALEEHSGSTDKPDYFSIKASVTFCKPENFAYPACPNLVNSADATRPAQTCNKKLVQQDHDGTWRCEKCAMTYEEPTWRYVLSCSVTDSTGHMWLTLFDDQAKKLLGIDATELIKKKEENPEQVNQIMNNTLFKEFSLRVKARQETYNDELKTRYQAAGINELDYASESQFLIKELDQLLV; encoded by the coding sequence ATGTCTGGTTTACAATTATCCAAAGGCGCGTTAAAACAAgcattttcaaaaaatggTCATGATAGTGTTAAGATTCCAATGATTCTCCAAATCACGAACATTAAAGCTGTTGATTTGCCAAATGACGTGAAAAAGTTCAGAATTTTGCTCAACGATGGCGAATACTCAACCCATGGGTTGATAGATGAATCTTGCAATGAGTatatcaaaaacaataactGTCAAAGATACGCAATTGTTCAAGTCAACGccttttctatttttgcCACACAGAAACACTTTTTTGTAATTAAGAACTTTGAAGTTTTATCCCCCACCAGTGAAAAGTctcataataattttatacCAGTTGATACTTATTTCAATGAACATCCAGAAGAAGCTCATTTAACTTTGACAAAGAAACCCGACAGTCTCGAGAGAGAATCTCCAGCACCAGGTGTTACCCCACCTCTTGCTCAATCAACAAACAGTTTCAAGTCAGACGTCGGTAGCGGGGTTCCAGCTCAGTCAAAACCCCCCGGCCCTCATCGGAAAGTATCtccaattgaaacaatttctCCATATCAAAACAACTGGACAATCAAAGCCAGAGTTTCCTACAAGGGAGATCTCAGAACTTGGTCCAATAGCAAAGGAGAAGGCAAAGTATTTGGGTTTAATTTATTGGACGAATCCGACGAAATAAAAGCTTCTGCATTCAATGAAACTGCGGAAAAGGCacataaattattagaagaagGTAAGGTTTATTACATTTCCAAAGCCAGAGTTGCTGCTGCAAGAAAGAAGTTCAACACATTGTCACATCCTTATGAACTCACATTTGACAAGGACACTGAAATAACCGAATGTTTTGATGAGTCTGATGTaccaaaattgaatttcaattttgtcaAATTGGATCAAATACAGAATTTAGAAGCAAATTCCATTATCGATGTTCTTGGTGCTTTGAAGACGGTTTACCCTCCATTCCAAATCACTGCCAAATCCACTGGTAGAGTTTTTGACAGAAGAAATATACTTGTTGTAGATGAAACTGGGTTCGGCGTGGAGCTTGGTTTATGGAATAACACTGCAACTGATTTTGATGTTGAAGAAGGTACTGTTGTCGCTGTCAAAGGTTGCAAAGTGTCTGATTTTGGTGGAAGAACATTGAGTTTGACTCAAGCTGGTTCCATCATCCCAAATCCTGGTACACCTGAAAGTTTTAAATTGAAGGGTTGGTATGATAACATTGGTATTCACGAACTGTTCAAGagtttgaaaattgataCTGGTGGTAGTGGAGCTGACAAAATCGCACAAAGAATTTCCATTAACCGAGCTTTAGAAGAGCACTCCGGCTCAACAGACAAGCCTGACTACTTTTCCATAAAGGCAAGTGTGACCTTCTGTAAACCAGAAAACTTTGCTTATCCCGCTTGTCCAAATTTAGTCAATAGTGCTGATGCTACCAGACCCGCACAAACATGTAATAAGAAATTGGTTCAACAGGATCATGATGGTACTTGGAGATGCGAGAAATGTGCAATGACATATGAAGAGCCAACTTGGCGTTATGTTTTGAGTTGTTCTGTCACTGATAGCACGGGCCATATGTGGTTAACATTGTTTGATGACCAAGCCAAAAAGTTGCTTGGTATCGACGCAACAGAattaatcaagaaaaaagaagaaaaccCGGAACAGGTAAACCAGATTATGAACAACACATTATTCAAAGAGTTTAGTTTAAGAGTCAAGGCTAGACAAGAGACatataatgatgaattgaaaacaagATACCAGGCTGCGGGAATAAATGAACTTGATTACGCAAGTGAGTCCcaatttttgattaaagaattggatCAACTATTGGTTTAA
- a CDS encoding beta-cystathionase, putative (spliced gene;~Similar to S. cerevisiae STR3), whose amino-acid sequence MENKLESSLCNGDFRQCQFLIPQKSYSLETELVLNKSGDQYNASVPPLYQSATFKQPSLSNMGEYDYTRSGNPTRTHLQNHIAKIMKAEHAFAVSSGMGCLDVITRLLKPGDEVIAGDDLYGGTHRLLTYLSKKGDIVAHHYDTTNTELIKSKINNNTKMIFLESPTNPLIKVVDVKSIADYAHKVNRDIVIVFDNTMMSPVLMTPLDLGVDIQYESATKYLNGHHDIMAGVIATRSALLAQQLYYIINSTGCGLSPFDCWLLSRGLKTLAIRVEKQQQNCIRIAKFLENIGFKVRYPGLKSHPQYELHSSMCSGYGAVLSFETGSVRLSEKIVENTDIFGIAVSFGCVNSLISMPCKMSHASIDAKTREEREFPEDLIRLCIGIENCDDLIDDLTKALLRSGAVKVNDRDELYNAVGIQPKL is encoded by the exons atggAAAATAAACTAGAATCATCTCTTTGCAATGGGGATTTTAGGCAGTGTCAATTTTTAATACCGCAG AAGTCGTATAGTCTCGAAACAGAGTTGGTACTCAACAAGTCTGGTGACCAATACAATGCATCTGTCCCACCGTTGTATCAATCGGCAACTTTCAAGCAACCATCTTTATCTAATATGGGGGAATACGATTACACGAGATCGGGGAACCCAACAAGAACCCATTTGCAAAATCATATTGCCAAAATTATGAAGGCAGAACATGCATTTGCCGTATCATCAGGAATGGGGTGTCTTGATGTTATCACAAGATTATTGAAGCCTGGCGATGAAGTGATTGCTGGCGATGATTTATACGGTGGCACTCACAGATTATTAACTTATTTGAGCAAGAAAGGTGACATTGTTGCTCATCACTATGATACTACTAATAcagaattaataaaatcaaaaataaataataatacgaAGATGATCTTCTTGGAGTCACCTACCAATCCTTTAATCAAAGTGGTTGATGTCAAATCCATTGCTGACTACGCCCACAAGGTTAATCGtgatattgttattgtttttgacAACACAATGATGTCTCCAGTGTTGATGACCCCCTTGGATTTGGGGGTTGATATTCAGTATGAGTCGGCAACTAAATACCTCAATGGACACCATGATATTATGGCAGGGGTGATCGCCACCAGATCTGCTTTGCTCGCTCAACAATTATACTACATTATAAACTCTACAGGATGTGGGTTATCTCCATTTGACTGTTGGTTGTTAAGCAGGGGTTTGAAAACATTAGCGATCCGAGTCGAAAAACAGCAGCAAAACTGTATTAGAATTGCCAAATTCTTGGAAAACATAGGCTTTAAAGTTAGGTATCCGGGATTGAAGTCACATCCACAATACGAGTTGCACAGCTCCATGTGTTCAGGCTATGGTGCTGTATTATCCTTCGAAACTGGGAGTGTCCGATTACtggaaaaaattgttgaaaacaCCGATATTTTCGGTATAGCAGTTTCTTTTGGTTGCGTTAATTCGTTAATATCCATGCCGTGTAAAATGTCCCATGCTTCCATTGATGCAAAAACCAGAGAAGAAAGAGAATTTCCTGAGGATTTAATAAGATTGTGTATTGGTATTGAAAACTGTGATGACTTGATAGACGATCTAACCAAGGCATTGCTAAGAAGTGGTGCTGTGAAAGTGAATGATAGAGATGAGTTATATAATGCAGTGGGCATACAACCAAAATTGTAA
- a CDS encoding pleiotropic drug resistance regulatory protein 6, putative (member of the karyopherin-beta family with possible role in nuclear transport and regulation of pleiotropic drug resistance;~Similar to S. cerevisiae PDR6), translating into MSDELNIDGVVRDIVSLYSSSNASEIHELQERLQTYQKSDIGYQLGFKLLENSNRNVKYFGALTITVFLNTHDSSATFGNCFNEILGVIIKLSTTDFTANLFIIKKLLSNLSLLYIMNADKAYFDPVLRLLSAISGSRDTAISTMIYQLQDEKQLELLLLFLSIIAEDIIKSPTQSAKLHTLIHGTVFKYCLVLFEYLYNNLSSISTRIILLSLDFLSSWVVYVSVAETNSEERYTEDVQVFLQYLLKQLNIETNISNMEILNKSFTLFTEIIDSIPRILSPLRSTIFDILFGDNKFGAFYTKLICTNQEFRETYTLEIENYVNLVISYLGLNLVLITRNISDVNVLNIIQMTMALSSIPGIPTEDENVSEQLIVFWEDFTEAYIDDQEVTKTLFTEEQDLAKFITKRNEILLEVSRIFFKKVLYYPGATKEFRLYRNSVAELFGSLYSLLGVSLYSSICDLIYFNLDQQNKTIDSFQNLEAGLYLIYKITADIYFHDDHEEDNFGKVTLTPLINEMFSKDLVQVVKGAPEVATKQLKITLLNMMSILPFFYKNEIGSQHLPATFDFLFDIILNGGNENISLMASRTVYKICQDSEGKLIPFLPNLELILLEMLKNPNFDDTIRERMTFSYISIARATKNPVDWGNRLHAVLMEIESCYSNLNEELEGYAISLISCISEMSNASLLPEDIEDYFTLDQLNVHKAYWIEDPLEIRNKVLKNLKLFSLETDMLSKNSIVTEKCCNVLKYGFREEIPGPFTFSVDIVFEYLVAKVRNCNAQSIPIIHGLLESIIITSFKTVSQDAIEILVHGIFIEIYTTIVSDVDLVKSSLDLFTTMLEKRPSLLLQTPFFNDTIIPFAIQPLYLHEIFVVKSVIKFWNTTITLKKGSSSEHQQIKDIMNSTIQNSTIGVSLIEALLSGFVSAPRSAVEYYFPLFRTLVAKMPLEVKNWISHVLLSILIGKAPLDSKDSETFLNKLLLTRGQRQANDVLRDYWLQVNKLTNFKN; encoded by the coding sequence ATGTCAGATGAATTGAACATTGATGGGGTAGTTAGAGATATCGTACTGTTATACTCATCCAGCAATGCCTCGGAGATTCATGAGTTGCAAGAAAGATTACAGACTTATCAAAAAAGTGATATTGGATATCAACTAGGATTTAAGTTGTTGGAAAATAGCAATAGGAAtgtaaaatattttggagCATTGACAATTACTGTATTTTTAAATACTCATGACTCTTCGGCAACATTTGGAAACTGTTTCAATGAAATTCTTGGAGTTATTATTAAGTTATCCACTACTGATTTCACTGCAAACTTGtttattatcaagaaaCTATTAAGTAATTTATCCTTACTATACATTATGAACGCAGATAAAGCATACTTTGATCCAGTTTTACGTTTATTATCGGCGATTTCGGGTTCCAGAGATACTGCCATTTCAACTATGATTTACCAACTACAGGATGAAAAACAACTAGAATTGCTACTCTTATTTTTGTCGATTATAGCCGAAGATATTATAAAATCGCCAACTCAATCTGCAAAGTTGCACACATTAATACATGGTACTGTTTTTAAATACTGCTTGGTACTATTTGAATATCTTTACAACAATTTACTGTCCATATCGACAAGAATTATACTATTGCTGTTGGATTTTTTGAGTTCATGGGTCGTATACGTTTCAGTTGCAGAAACGAATTCCGAAGAAAGGTATACTGAAGATGTCCAGGTATTTTTGCAATACTTATTGAAGCAACTTAATATTGAAACTAACATCAGCAACATGGAAATTCTTAACAAATCGTTTACATTATTCACTGAAATCATTGATAGTATCCCACGAATACTATCTCCTTTGAGATCTACAATTTTTGACATTCTTTTTGGAGATAACAAGTTTGGAGCGTTTTATACAAAACTAATTTGTACCAATCAAGAATTTAGAGAGACGTATACtttagaaattgaaaattatgtGAATTTAGTTATTTCATACTTGGGATTgaatttggttttgattaCAAGAAATATTTCTGACGTTAATGTTCTTAATATTATACAAATGACAATGGCCCTTTCAAGTATACCAGGCATTCCAACAGAAGATGAGAATGTTAGTGAGCAGCTTATTGTGTTTTGGGAAGATTTCACAGAAGCTTATATTGATGACCAAGAGGTGACAAAAACCCTATTTACAGAGGAACAGGACCTAGCTAAGTTCATTACTAAGAGGAATGAGATTTTATTAGAAGTGAGCcgtatttttttcaagaaaGTGCTTTATTATCCAGGAGCAACTAAAGAGTTTCGCTTGTATAGGAACTCTGTTGCGGAATTGTTTGGCTCGCTTTATTCATTATTGGGCGTTTCCTTGTATTCGAGTATCTGTGATTTGATATATTTTAACTTAGATCAGCAGAACAAAACAATAGACTCTTTTCAGAATTTGGAAGCTGGGCTCTACTTGATTTATAAAATCACCGCAGATATTTACTTTCATGATGATcatgaagaagataattTTGGTAAGGTGACATTGACACCTCTAATAAATGAAATGTTTAGCAAAGATTTGGTGCAGGTGGTTAAAGGTGCCCCTGAAGTTGCAACCAAACAACTCAAAATTACACTTTTGAACATGATGTCTATTTTgccttttttttacaaaaatgaaataggAAGTCAACATCTTCCGGCAACTTTTGATTTCTTATTCgatataattttgaatgGGGGGAACGAAAATATATCGTTAATGGCATCCAGAACGGTTTATAAAATATGTCAAGACTCTGAAGGGAAGTTGATTCCCTTTTTACCAAACTTGGAGTTGATACTTCTTGAAATGTTAAAGAATCCAAACTTCGATGATACTATTCGAGAGAGAATGACGTTTTCCTACATTTCAATTGCGAGAGCTACAAAGAATCCAGTTGATTGGGGCAACAGGTTGCATGCGGTGTTGATGGAGATTGAATCTTGTTATAGTAATTTGAATGAGGAACTAGAAGGTTACGCAATCAGTTTGATTTCTTGCATTAGCGAGATGAGCAATGCAAGTCTATTACCCGAAGATATCGAGGATTACTTTACTTTGGATCAATTAAACGTTCATAAAGCATACTGGATAGAAGATCCTTTGGAAATACGAAACAAAGTGTTAAAGAATCTAAAACTATTTTCGTTGGAAACAGATATGCTTTCCAAAAACTCAATAGTGACAGAAAAGTGTTGCAATGTGTTGAAGTATGGGTTTAGAGAAGAAATACCTGGTCCATTTACTTTTAgtgttgatattgtttttgaataCTTGGTGGCCAAAGTCAGAAATTGTAATGCACAGTCCATTCCAATTATTCATGGCTTACTAGAGAGTATTATCATAACCAGTTTTAAAACCGTTAGTCAAGACGCGATTGAGATTTTAGTACATGGcatatttattgaaatttataCAACAATTGTTTCAGATGTGGATTTAGTAAAATCATCTTTGGATTTATTTACTACAATGCTTGAAAAACGACCAAGTTTGCTATTACAAACGCCGTTTTTCAACGATACAATTATTCCATTTGCCATTCAACCATTGTATTTGCATGAAATATTTGTTGTCAAGTCAGTAATAAAGTTCTGGAATACTACTATTACATTAAAGAAAGGCAGTAGTAGTGAGCACCAACAAATCAAGGACATTATGAACAGCACTATTCAAAATTCTACAATCGGTGTTCTGTTGATTGAAGCTTTGTTATCAGGGTTTGTTCTGGCACCACGGTCGGCCGTCGAGTACTATTTCCCGTTGTTTCGGACCTTGGTGGCGAAAATGCCATTGGAGGTAAAGAATTGGATCAGCCATGTCTTGCTTAGCATTTTAATAGGTAAAGCACCTTTGGACAGCAAGGATTCAGAAACATTCCTCAATAAACTTTTGTTAACAAGAGGACAAAGACAAGCTAATGATGTGCTCCGCGATTATTGGCTACAAGTAAACAAACtaacaaattttaaaaattag